One segment of Leptospira fainei serovar Hurstbridge str. BUT 6 DNA contains the following:
- the lexA gene encoding transcriptional repressor LexA, translated as MKDLTEKQLAVLHFITNVIKERGFPPTIREIGDEFGITAKGAYDHLKAIEKKGYLKTSKNQSRAIELMRQSPFETLNVPTPSIPLIGRVAAGLPILAEENIESYIPVPEELASKGMTFALKVQGDSMVEAGISDGDIAIIQKRDIARNGEIVVALIDDEATLKVYYKEADHVRLEARNAKYKPIKTKKAVIIGKLIGLYRVY; from the coding sequence ATGAAGGATTTGACGGAAAAGCAACTCGCAGTACTCCATTTTATCACAAACGTAATCAAAGAACGTGGGTTTCCTCCTACAATCCGGGAAATTGGAGACGAATTCGGTATTACCGCCAAAGGCGCTTACGATCATCTTAAAGCGATTGAAAAGAAGGGATATTTAAAAACTTCGAAAAATCAATCTAGAGCGATTGAATTGATGAGGCAGAGTCCGTTCGAGACTCTTAACGTTCCGACTCCTAGTATTCCATTGATAGGGAGAGTGGCGGCCGGGCTTCCGATTCTAGCCGAAGAAAATATCGAATCCTATATTCCGGTTCCTGAAGAACTCGCCTCCAAAGGAATGACTTTCGCCCTAAAGGTGCAAGGGGATTCCATGGTTGAAGCAGGAATTAGCGACGGAGACATCGCGATTATCCAGAAGCGAGATATTGCTCGTAATGGAGAGATCGTAGTGGCCCTAATTGACGATGAGGCGACGCTTAAAGTTTATTACAAGGAAGCGGATCACGTTCGCCTCGAAGCCAGAAATGCAAAATACAAACCCATTAAAACTAAGAAGGCCGTGATTATCGGTAAACTCATCGGACTTTATCGGGTCTATTGA
- a CDS encoding LA_1448 family UV-C exposure upregulated protein gives MNSPSAYRKFAVSLLFLLLAFCASPKKEIGDAELKLVLDYLAEARFGERLSSISEKPIPNDKQIFLTACERYMLNSDAVLEILKVKKPQIYSSLVKSYEN, from the coding sequence GTGAATTCCCCGTCAGCGTACCGCAAATTCGCGGTTTCCCTCCTCTTTCTCCTACTTGCATTTTGCGCTTCTCCTAAGAAAGAAATCGGAGATGCAGAATTAAAATTGGTTCTGGATTATCTTGCCGAGGCAAGATTCGGCGAAAGGTTATCGTCCATATCCGAAAAACCTATACCGAACGATAAACAAATTTTCTTAACCGCATGCGAACGCTATATGCTTAATTCGGATGCTGTTTTAGAGATTTTAAAAGTCAAAAAACCGCAGATTTATTCTAGTCTGGTCAAGTCTTATGAAAATTAA